One Paenibacillus sp. FSL W8-0186 genomic window carries:
- the pgmB gene encoding beta-phosphoglucomutase yields the protein MKMKPYEHPKALYPYEEWHVTEQSYDEENNQRNESIFALGNGYIGMRGNYEEGYYGKAGKSVVGNYLNGFYDSDPIVYPEGAYGYPSRNQSMLNVPNAQWIELRVEGHPFHFHSGKVHSSKRQLNMQKGILQREVEWESPAGHRVLIRIQRMVALQHKHLAAIQYEVTALNFEGSVALISGVDGKIAEPEATDDPRLGGARAEPNLLLEETGHERAMLWMRHRTRYTKFALLTGISHRIEAPWGYEMSVQQNEQRMSAKYKLQLKGGETARLTKYISYHTTRDYAEEELVNRSSEVLRQASDSGFDLLAEEQRAYLERFWQRADVEINGDVALQQGIRFNAFALLQSAGRDGVTNIGAKGLTGEGYEGHYFWDTEMYILPFFTYTQPEIGRSLLEFRYNTLDKARERAAVMSQKGALYPWRTIDGAENSAYFPAGTAQAHINADIAYGMKQYVQATGDIEFLVTKGAEILFETSRFWADLGHYNPARGGAFCIDAVTGPDEYTAIVNNNAYTNLMVQEQLIYAYETAAFLREQYAQDYDRLCRKLGLTEEEFEGWLNAAEKMFIPFDEELGIYAQDDTFLTKKKWDFENTPADKYPLLLHYHPLVIYRHQVLKQADLILAMFLLGDRFSLADKIRNFNYYEPLTTHDSSLSICIHSIISAEIGDLASAYSYFDRTVRMDLDDVNRNAKDGLHTAAMAGSWMSIVNGFGGMRAYDGVLSFDPKLPAQWDSYRFKIMNHGQRVDIFVDQEGVVYTLLESDSAEGLEIRHKGDILNLLPGEPVRMPFVKKLEAVIFDLDGVITDTAEYHYLAWKELAEELGLPFDRAKNERLKGVSRMESLEIVLEDSERSYTAEEKAELAKRKNDSYKRMIEHITPADLLPGIRELLMSLQEQGIAVGLASASHNAPFILERLGASSWFQAVADPGSARKGKPDPEIFLLAAEMLGADPANCIGVEDAEAGIAAIRAAGMKAVGIGSAAQLGAADLLLASTAELSLDKLQQLMA from the coding sequence ATGAAAATGAAGCCATACGAGCATCCGAAGGCATTGTATCCTTATGAGGAATGGCACGTTACTGAACAGTCCTATGATGAAGAAAACAATCAAAGAAATGAGAGCATATTCGCTTTAGGCAACGGATATATCGGGATGCGCGGCAATTATGAGGAAGGGTATTACGGCAAGGCAGGAAAATCGGTTGTCGGCAACTACTTAAACGGCTTCTACGATTCCGATCCGATTGTATACCCCGAGGGGGCTTACGGGTACCCGTCGCGCAACCAGTCTATGCTCAATGTTCCGAACGCGCAATGGATCGAGCTGAGAGTCGAGGGGCATCCGTTTCATTTTCACTCCGGCAAGGTGCATAGCTCCAAACGGCAATTGAATATGCAGAAGGGAATCTTGCAGCGCGAGGTTGAATGGGAGTCGCCGGCGGGACATCGCGTGTTGATCCGGATTCAGCGGATGGTCGCTTTGCAGCACAAGCATTTGGCGGCGATCCAATATGAGGTGACCGCACTGAATTTTGAAGGCAGCGTCGCGCTGATTTCAGGGGTGGACGGCAAAATCGCCGAGCCGGAAGCGACCGACGATCCCCGTCTTGGCGGAGCGCGCGCTGAGCCGAATTTGCTGCTCGAAGAGACCGGGCATGAGAGAGCGATGTTATGGATGAGGCATCGTACCCGTTATACGAAATTTGCCCTGCTCACTGGGATCAGCCATCGCATCGAAGCCCCTTGGGGATACGAAATGTCGGTGCAGCAGAACGAGCAGCGGATGTCGGCGAAATATAAGCTGCAGCTAAAAGGCGGAGAGACCGCGCGGCTGACCAAATACATCTCGTATCATACGACCCGGGATTATGCCGAGGAGGAGCTGGTCAACCGCAGCAGTGAAGTGCTGCGGCAGGCGAGCGACAGCGGCTTTGATCTACTGGCTGAAGAGCAGCGCGCTTACCTGGAGCGATTCTGGCAGCGGGCCGACGTGGAAATCAACGGCGATGTGGCGCTGCAGCAGGGGATTCGCTTTAACGCTTTTGCCCTGCTGCAATCGGCAGGCCGCGACGGCGTTACAAACATCGGGGCCAAGGGCCTTACCGGCGAGGGCTATGAAGGGCACTATTTCTGGGATACGGAAATGTATATTTTACCGTTCTTCACGTATACACAGCCCGAAATCGGCAGATCCTTGCTGGAGTTTCGTTATAACACGCTGGATAAAGCGCGGGAGCGGGCAGCTGTCATGTCGCAAAAGGGGGCGCTCTATCCTTGGCGTACCATCGATGGTGCTGAGAACTCGGCCTATTTCCCGGCAGGCACGGCCCAGGCGCATATCAATGCGGATATTGCTTACGGGATGAAGCAGTACGTGCAGGCGACCGGGGATATCGAATTCCTGGTTACCAAAGGAGCCGAAATTTTGTTTGAGACATCCCGTTTCTGGGCGGACCTCGGCCATTACAATCCGGCGCGCGGCGGGGCCTTCTGCATCGATGCCGTAACCGGACCCGACGAATATACGGCAATCGTCAACAACAATGCGTACACGAATCTGATGGTACAGGAACAGCTGATCTACGCCTATGAGACAGCGGCGTTTTTGCGGGAGCAGTATGCGCAGGATTACGATCGGCTGTGCCGGAAGCTCGGGCTGACGGAGGAAGAATTCGAAGGATGGCTGAACGCAGCGGAGAAGATGTTCATTCCGTTCGATGAAGAACTGGGCATTTATGCGCAGGACGATACATTTTTAACGAAGAAAAAATGGGATTTCGAGAACACACCGGCAGATAAATATCCGCTGCTGCTGCATTATCACCCGCTGGTGATTTACCGCCATCAGGTACTTAAGCAGGCTGATCTAATACTCGCGATGTTCCTGCTCGGAGACCGGTTCTCCCTGGCGGATAAAATCCGCAACTTCAATTATTACGAGCCGCTGACAACACACGACTCCTCGCTGTCCATATGCATTCACAGCATTATTTCCGCGGAAATCGGGGATTTGGCAAGCGCGTATTCCTATTTCGACCGCACGGTGCGCATGGATCTCGACGATGTGAACCGCAATGCGAAGGATGGCCTGCATACCGCGGCAATGGCGGGTTCCTGGATGTCGATTGTAAACGGCTTTGGCGGCATGCGCGCGTATGATGGAGTGCTCAGTTTTGATCCGAAGCTGCCGGCGCAGTGGGACAGTTATCGCTTTAAGATAATGAACCATGGCCAACGGGTTGATATTTTTGTTGATCAGGAGGGCGTCGTATATACCCTGCTGGAGAGCGATAGCGCGGAGGGCTTGGAGATTAGGCATAAAGGAGATATCTTAAACCTGCTGCCTGGAGAACCGGTGAGAATGCCATTTGTAAAAAAATTGGAGGCCGTTATCTTCGACCTTGACGGTGTAATTACCGATACGGCAGAGTACCATTATCTGGCCTGGAAGGAGCTGGCCGAGGAGCTAGGCCTTCCATTCGACCGTGCCAAAAACGAACGCCTGAAGGGCGTCAGCCGGATGGAGTCGCTGGAAATCGTGCTCGAGGACAGTGAGCGGAGCTATACCGCCGAAGAAAAGGCGGAGCTGGCGAAGCGGAAAAACGACAGCTATAAGCGGATGATCGAGCATATCACGCCTGCCGATCTGCTGCCGGGCATCCGCGAGCTGCTCATGAGCCTGCAAGAGCAGGGAATCGCAGTCGGGTTGGCGTCGGCCAGCCACAATGCGCCGTTCATCCTGGAGCGGCTAGGCGCCAGCTCCTGGTTCCAGGCGGTGGCTGACCCTGGCAGCGCCCGCAAAGGCAAGCCGGATCCGGAAATATTTCTGCTGGCCGCAGAAATGCTTGGCGCAGATCCGGCGAACTGCATCGGCGTCGAGGATGCCGAGGCAGGCATTGCCGCCATCCGGGCCGCCGGGATGAAGGCCGTCGGCATCGGAAGCGCCGCCCAGCTCGGCGCCGCCGACCTGCTGCTTGCCTCGACGGCCGAACTGAGCCTGGACAAGCTGCAGCAGCTGATGGCTTAG
- a CDS encoding glutathione peroxidase codes for MPTIYDFNVLKTNGERFPLYKLEGRPVLIMNTASKCKFTPQFDDVQKVYEQFHAEGLEIIGFPCNQFGEQEPGTNEEAESFCQVNYGVKFPIFAKVEVNGEEAHPLFDYLKKAAPFQGFDESDINAKLLKLMVSEKAPEWLVGDAIKWNFTKFLIDQQGRVVRRFEPTDSIDVVQSSIQELLQLA; via the coding sequence ATGCCAACAATCTATGACTTCAACGTGCTTAAGACGAACGGAGAGCGGTTCCCATTGTATAAACTCGAGGGCCGGCCGGTCCTGATCATGAATACGGCTAGCAAATGCAAATTTACGCCCCAGTTTGACGATGTGCAGAAGGTTTACGAGCAATTTCACGCCGAAGGGCTGGAGATCATCGGTTTTCCATGCAATCAGTTTGGGGAACAGGAGCCAGGTACGAATGAAGAAGCGGAGTCCTTCTGCCAGGTCAATTATGGCGTGAAATTTCCGATTTTTGCGAAGGTGGAGGTCAATGGGGAGGAGGCGCATCCTTTGTTCGATTATTTGAAGAAGGCGGCCCCGTTCCAAGGCTTCGATGAGAGTGATATCAACGCGAAGCTGCTGAAGCTGATGGTGTCTGAAAAAGCGCCGGAATGGCTGGTAGGCGATGCGATCAAATGGAACTTTACCAAATTCTTGATCGATCAGCAGGGCCGGGTGGTGCGCCGTTTTGAGCCGACGGACTCTATCGATGTTGTCCAATCGAGCATCCAGGAATTGTTGCAATTGGCTTAA
- a CDS encoding NAD(P)H-binding protein: MTNNHKIAIIGGTGKVGRHIAAAALRKGYQVRMLVRSPRKLDGQDGRIEILQGTAENKDHIRQLLQDCHIVVNVFGQPPGEIPQYSSVTGMVLEVMNELEISRYIGVTGGSLTLEGDRKRFMNKIGALLFRIFFPAMIKDKQKEAAIIQQYCNIEWTLIRLPFVVEGSESGGIKENLTDMPGLKISNQDIASFIVRQAAEAKYIHKTPFIAT, encoded by the coding sequence ATGACAAATAACCACAAAATAGCCATTATCGGCGGGACAGGAAAAGTAGGACGCCATATCGCCGCAGCTGCGCTGCGGAAGGGTTATCAGGTGCGCATGCTCGTCAGAAGTCCGCGGAAGCTGGATGGCCAAGACGGCAGAATCGAAATTCTGCAGGGAACTGCGGAGAATAAGGACCATATACGGCAGCTGCTTCAGGATTGTCACATTGTGGTGAACGTTTTTGGTCAGCCGCCGGGAGAAATCCCGCAATATAGCTCCGTAACCGGCATGGTTCTCGAAGTGATGAACGAGCTCGAAATCAGCCGATATATCGGTGTAACCGGAGGCTCCCTTACTTTGGAAGGGGACCGGAAACGATTCATGAACAAAATCGGTGCGCTGCTGTTCAGAATCTTTTTCCCAGCGATGATCAAAGACAAGCAGAAGGAAGCGGCCATCATCCAACAATACTGCAATATCGAATGGACGCTGATCCGGCTGCCGTTCGTCGTCGAGGGTTCAGAAAGCGGCGGCATCAAAGAAAATCTCACCGATATGCCCGGCCTCAAAATTTCCAATCAGGACATCGCGAGCTTTATCGTCCGCCAAGCGGCAGAGGCCAAGTATATTCACAAAACCCCTTTTATTGCTACATAG
- a CDS encoding substrate-binding domain-containing protein yields MRAARQFLYSQVLPVAIMLFSCLVFAGCQSAATTESKSQSIKVAAASEDEGPSYTFGIIYPVAHLFYEEITRLAEEAAAPHSIRLIVKAPESFSADQQIHMMETMIQQQVDAIAIAPIDAAALAPVIDRAVEAGIPVICFESDSPGSRRLSLIGTDNVKAGEQMGQVIRQLHNNKGMLLIESGVQSMKVNQERLEGLLRYLQDHTNIQVLEIRYHGGNSDKSLSDLEQMIDDHPHFDSLVSIDPISSSASVLVWKAKGLNRFALSFNMTPEMKEAIRNGQITSVISHHEQDWGRLLIEHLLRAAQGEHVPPFVDTGIQVVQGLSSE; encoded by the coding sequence ATGAGAGCAGCCAGACAATTTCTTTATAGCCAGGTCCTGCCAGTCGCAATAATGCTGTTTAGCTGCTTGGTCTTTGCAGGCTGCCAATCTGCCGCGACCACGGAATCCAAATCACAGTCCATCAAAGTTGCTGCTGCGAGCGAAGATGAAGGGCCAAGCTATACCTTCGGCATCATATATCCGGTTGCCCATCTGTTTTATGAGGAGATTACCCGTTTAGCGGAGGAGGCGGCAGCTCCTCATTCCATACGGCTTATCGTGAAAGCGCCGGAAAGCTTCAGTGCCGACCAGCAGATCCATATGATGGAGACAATGATCCAGCAGCAGGTTGATGCCATCGCCATTGCTCCAATCGATGCGGCCGCCCTTGCTCCGGTCATCGACAGGGCGGTTGAGGCCGGAATTCCAGTCATTTGCTTCGAGTCGGACTCGCCGGGAAGCCGGCGGCTCTCTTTGATCGGTACGGATAACGTCAAGGCCGGGGAGCAAATGGGCCAAGTCATCCGGCAGCTGCACAACAACAAAGGTATGCTTCTCATTGAATCCGGCGTGCAGAGCATGAAAGTGAATCAGGAGCGTCTCGAAGGCTTGCTCCGGTATTTGCAGGATCATACGAATATTCAAGTGCTTGAAATCCGCTATCATGGTGGAAACAGTGACAAATCCTTATCCGATTTGGAACAAATGATCGACGATCACCCGCATTTCGATTCGTTAGTGTCGATAGATCCAATCTCCAGTTCAGCATCCGTGCTCGTCTGGAAGGCCAAAGGCTTGAACCGGTTTGCACTCTCTTTCAACATGACCCCGGAAATGAAGGAAGCGATCCGCAACGGACAGATCACCTCCGTCATTTCTCATCACGAACAGGATTGGGGACGCCTGCTCATTGAGCATCTGCTGCGGGCAGCCCAGGGCGAGCATGTTCCTCCTTTCGTTGACACCGGAATCCAAGTGGTACAGGGCCTGTCATCGGAATGA
- a CDS encoding response regulator has product MKKVFLVDDEILIRETIRDCVHWEQEGFLYCGDASDGEVALPLIEELHPDILITDIKMPFMNGLELCTLVRQRMPDIKIIILSGHGEFEYARSALSIGIEEYCLKPISSADLTSLLRSVSRKIDKERSEQAQLERLRRNESMGRVQSRAKLLDDLCSGFLTTPEALHAASQLEVPLVARYYAVVVMDLREADDPAGAHVPEQQATGELTSTKSRAIEGHETGAKEETPEGLFLDARLLLGQAAELSTVNRQLMQQISAWEEDTALPFRQSRTKTGWIVKGDTVDTLNERIEPFRRLQENAAEHARSSVMAVGIGSIQDRLQGVHLSCLEAEEDMHWQRLSRQNRRNLWEATRSTLHRNIFLDRQAFIGFLKVGSPPETPGFIRDFAAVLQPIDWNTSLIGYYILNDITLEVIRTAEELYRQPESPDSFLRPFQSDIESIRDWEDACAYLTRLAEQFWLWRTRSSDRYAHLLVQVKAYIQANYDKDHISLQDAADYVNVSPSHLSKIFSQETGQTFIEFLTQTRIRKAMELLHSTQAKTYEIAFQVGYSDPHYFSNLFKRTTGMTTTQFRRKGTLPAALHRAEGAADESSQTISL; this is encoded by the coding sequence ATGAAGAAGGTATTTCTAGTCGATGACGAAATTCTGATCCGGGAGACGATCCGGGACTGCGTCCATTGGGAGCAGGAAGGCTTCCTCTACTGCGGCGATGCCTCGGACGGCGAGGTCGCGCTGCCGCTGATCGAGGAGCTTCATCCGGACATTCTGATCACCGACATTAAGATGCCTTTCATGAACGGCTTGGAGCTGTGCACTCTCGTCCGCCAGCGTATGCCGGATATCAAAATCATCATTTTGAGCGGACACGGCGAATTCGAGTACGCCCGGAGCGCCCTCAGCATCGGGATCGAAGAATACTGCCTGAAGCCGATCAGCTCTGCGGATTTGACCAGCCTGCTGCGGAGTGTCAGCCGAAAGATCGATAAGGAACGCAGCGAGCAGGCGCAGCTTGAACGTCTCCGGCGGAACGAGAGCATGGGCAGGGTGCAATCCCGGGCAAAGTTGCTGGACGATCTATGCAGCGGCTTCCTCACGACACCGGAGGCGCTGCATGCCGCGTCCCAGCTCGAGGTGCCCCTGGTCGCCCGTTATTATGCGGTCGTGGTGATGGATCTGCGCGAAGCCGATGACCCGGCAGGCGCACACGTGCCGGAACAACAGGCCACCGGTGAATTGACCAGTACCAAGAGCCGTGCAATTGAAGGCCATGAGACGGGAGCCAAGGAGGAGACGCCGGAGGGACTGTTCCTTGATGCTAGGCTCCTGCTCGGGCAGGCTGCAGAGCTAAGCACGGTGAATAGACAGCTAATGCAGCAAATCAGTGCCTGGGAGGAGGACACAGCTCTCCCCTTCCGCCAGAGCCGGACAAAGACCGGCTGGATTGTCAAAGGCGATACGGTCGATACCCTGAACGAGCGGATCGAGCCGTTCCGAAGGCTGCAAGAGAACGCGGCCGAACATGCCCGCAGCAGTGTCATGGCGGTCGGTATCGGCTCGATTCAGGATCGGCTGCAGGGCGTTCATCTGTCTTGTCTGGAAGCGGAGGAGGATATGCACTGGCAGCGGCTGTCCCGGCAGAACCGCCGAAATTTATGGGAGGCCACCCGCAGTACCTTACACAGAAACATTTTTCTGGACCGGCAGGCCTTCATCGGATTTCTAAAGGTCGGCTCTCCCCCGGAAACGCCAGGCTTCATCAGGGATTTTGCAGCGGTGCTGCAGCCTATTGACTGGAACACCTCATTGATCGGTTACTACATTCTCAACGACATCACACTGGAAGTCATTCGCACGGCGGAGGAGCTGTACCGCCAGCCCGAGTCTCCTGACAGCTTCCTTCGGCCGTTTCAGAGCGACATTGAGTCAATCCGAGACTGGGAGGATGCGTGCGCTTATCTGACCCGGCTGGCAGAACAGTTCTGGCTCTGGCGCACCCGCTCCTCCGACCGCTACGCCCACCTGCTCGTCCAGGTCAAGGCGTACATTCAAGCCAACTATGACAAGGACCATATTTCTCTACAGGATGCGGCTGATTACGTGAATGTAAGCCCGAGCCATCTCAGTAAAATATTCAGCCAGGAAACGGGACAGACGTTCATCGAATTCCTGACCCAGACCCGGATTCGCAAAGCGATGGAGCTGCTGCACTCCACACAGGCCAAAACGTATGAAATCGCCTTTCAGGTGGGTTATAGCGATCCGCATTATTTTTCTAATCTATTTAAGCGAACTACCGGGATGACCACGACGCAATTCCGCAGGAAGGGAACGCTCCCTGCAGCGTTGCACCGGGCAGAAGGAGCAGCAGATGAGAGCAGCCAGACAATTTCTTTATAG
- a CDS encoding sensor histidine kinase, whose product MKLIHSFSSSLRAKLLAMFVLLTVIPLIAIGLISYQKSYNTVYENSKAGAVLIAEQLAQDLEMLFTDTGKLLELGKHPRVLHFLFSQNDTYEDAKEVLKLMDSYRQTYKYESVLNISMINLYGRGISERRGVFQLDKNPLRNPHFTFLLHHPDTVLYVPPPDANPLDRLDGFAEPHAISIMAAVKQRITHEVIGFIVIDLDDAVVKQFCDNVTIGETGFFYVIDQNGRPIFTPARSSREIQLPAQDNLTSLAAGSMTSYVDTSRGSPKFIFTSASKATGWKIIGQVPLQEIVSEANSIRQLIIISVILSIVFAVSLHFFISSRLTRPLQLLKNKMRLAASGFLESKVAPTGNDEIADLGQSFNIMLSKIKTLLEQNIREQEEMKKAELRALQAQINPHFLYNTLDSILWMAEAGKTDKVIRLVESLSRLFRISLSKGKDWISLEKEIEHVHSYLIIQQMRYRDILEYEIAAEPHLLSAPTLKMLLQPIVENALYHGIKNKRGKGLIQISARAADGGEMELRVQDNGCGMNAYKLGQLRANLANQRLPAETGEEVSGGFGLHNVQQRIRLYYGQQYGVQVDSIEGEGTTVTMRIPMRGRD is encoded by the coding sequence ATGAAGCTGATCCACTCGTTCTCCTCCAGCCTGCGGGCGAAGCTGCTTGCTATGTTCGTACTCCTGACCGTCATACCGTTAATCGCCATCGGACTGATCTCTTACCAGAAGTCGTATAATACGGTGTACGAGAACAGTAAGGCTGGCGCCGTGTTAATTGCTGAGCAGCTGGCTCAGGATTTGGAGATGCTGTTTACGGATACGGGCAAGCTGCTGGAGCTAGGCAAGCATCCGCGGGTGCTGCACTTCCTCTTCTCTCAGAACGACACCTATGAAGATGCCAAAGAAGTGCTTAAATTGATGGATTCATATCGGCAAACCTACAAATATGAAAGCGTTCTCAATATCTCGATGATCAATTTGTACGGCCGGGGAATCAGCGAGCGTCGCGGTGTCTTCCAGCTGGATAAAAATCCGCTGCGCAATCCCCACTTTACTTTTTTGCTGCATCATCCGGATACCGTGCTCTATGTTCCGCCGCCGGATGCCAATCCGCTGGACCGGCTGGACGGCTTCGCCGAGCCGCATGCCATTTCCATCATGGCTGCCGTGAAGCAGCGAATCACGCACGAAGTCATCGGCTTCATTGTGATCGATCTGGACGATGCCGTCGTCAAGCAGTTTTGCGACAATGTCACCATCGGCGAGACGGGATTCTTCTACGTCATTGATCAGAACGGGAGGCCGATCTTTACGCCCGCGCGTTCAAGTCGGGAAATCCAGCTCCCCGCGCAGGACAATTTAACGAGCTTAGCGGCCGGCTCCATGACGAGCTACGTAGATACATCTCGGGGCAGCCCTAAATTTATCTTTACCTCGGCTTCCAAGGCCACCGGCTGGAAAATCATCGGGCAAGTGCCGCTCCAGGAGATCGTGTCCGAGGCGAATTCTATCCGGCAGTTGATCATCATTAGCGTCATCTTAAGCATCGTGTTTGCGGTGTCGCTTCATTTTTTCATCTCATCCAGACTCACTAGACCTCTCCAATTGTTGAAAAATAAAATGCGGCTGGCTGCTTCCGGCTTCCTGGAATCGAAAGTCGCTCCTACAGGCAATGACGAAATCGCCGATCTCGGCCAAAGCTTCAATATTATGCTAAGCAAAATCAAGACACTGCTCGAGCAGAATATCCGGGAGCAGGAAGAAATGAAAAAGGCCGAGCTCCGGGCGCTGCAGGCGCAAATCAATCCGCATTTTCTGTATAACACGCTGGATTCGATTCTTTGGATGGCCGAGGCCGGCAAGACCGATAAAGTGATTCGCCTGGTCGAGTCACTCTCCCGTTTGTTCCGGATCAGTCTGAGCAAAGGAAAGGACTGGATCAGCCTGGAGAAGGAAATCGAGCATGTGCACAGTTACTTGATTATTCAACAAATGCGTTATCGCGATATTCTCGAATACGAGATCGCGGCAGAGCCGCATCTTCTCAGCGCTCCGACCTTGAAAATGCTGCTTCAGCCTATCGTGGAAAATGCGCTTTACCACGGAATCAAGAACAAGCGGGGCAAGGGCCTTATTCAGATTAGCGCCCGTGCCGCAGACGGCGGGGAGATGGAGCTCCGAGTTCAGGATAACGGCTGTGGAATGAACGCGTACAAGCTTGGACAGCTGCGCGCCAATTTGGCGAATCAACGGCTTCCGGCAGAAACCGGCGAGGAGGTCTCCGGCGGCTTCGGACTGCATAACGTGCAGCAGCGAATCCGGCTGTATTACGGACAGCAGTACGGCGTTCAGGTCGACAGCATTGAAGGCGAAGGTACGACCGTAACGATGCGAATTCCGATGAGGGGACGTGATTAA
- a CDS encoding ABC transporter substrate-binding protein, with translation MKVFRKSGIILAAALMLLMSAACGGGGSAGGNGSGNGGGDAQQPGVSQSSQDPAVNKKNASDRKITLGFSQVGAESGWRTANTKSIQDAAKESGIELKFSDAQQKQENQIKAIRNFIQQKVDVIAFSPVVESGWDTVLKEAKDAGIPVILTDRAVDSKDTSLYETFIGSDFVEEGRSAGKWLVEQYKDTEEEINIVELQGTTGSAPAIDRQKGFAEEIAFNPKLKVIASQTGDFTRAKGKEVMQAFLKAHKKIDVLYAHNDDMGLGAIQAIEAAGLKPGEDIIIITVDGVKDGFVAASEGKINFIVECNPLLGPQLMDAVRDVVDGKDVAKRIVTVEGVFTSEDAKRELPNRQY, from the coding sequence ATGAAGGTATTCAGGAAATCAGGAATTATTCTTGCGGCCGCGCTGATGCTGCTGATGTCCGCGGCTTGCGGCGGCGGCGGAAGCGCTGGGGGAAATGGCAGCGGCAATGGCGGCGGGGATGCCCAGCAGCCAGGGGTAAGCCAGTCCAGCCAAGATCCGGCGGTGAACAAGAAGAATGCCAGCGACCGGAAAATTACACTGGGCTTCTCACAGGTCGGGGCGGAGAGCGGATGGAGAACGGCCAATACGAAATCGATCCAGGATGCGGCGAAGGAGTCCGGAATCGAGCTCAAGTTCTCCGATGCCCAGCAGAAGCAGGAGAACCAGATTAAAGCGATCCGCAACTTCATTCAGCAAAAGGTGGATGTGATCGCCTTCTCCCCGGTCGTTGAGTCGGGCTGGGATACCGTATTAAAGGAAGCGAAGGATGCTGGCATCCCGGTGATTCTGACGGACCGTGCGGTGGATTCCAAAGATACGTCTTTATATGAAACATTTATCGGTTCCGATTTCGTGGAGGAAGGGCGCAGCGCAGGCAAATGGCTGGTCGAACAATACAAGGATACCGAGGAAGAGATCAACATCGTAGAGCTGCAGGGTACAACGGGTTCAGCACCGGCCATCGACCGGCAGAAGGGCTTTGCCGAGGAGATCGCCTTCAATCCGAAGCTGAAGGTGATCGCTTCCCAGACGGGCGATTTCACGCGGGCTAAAGGGAAGGAAGTCATGCAGGCGTTCCTGAAGGCGCATAAGAAGATCGACGTGCTGTACGCACACAACGATGATATGGGATTGGGCGCGATTCAGGCGATTGAGGCCGCAGGCCTGAAGCCCGGCGAGGACATCATCATCATTACCGTTGACGGCGTCAAGGACGGATTCGTCGCAGCGAGCGAAGGCAAAATCAACTTTATCGTCGAGTGCAATCCGCTGCTCGGCCCGCAATTGATGGATGCGGTACGCGACGTGGTAGACGGCAAGGATGTGGCTAAACGGATCGTTACGGTAGAAGGTGTGTTCACCTCGGAGGATGCGAAGCGGGAGCTGCCGAACCGCCAGTACTGA